From the Pseudomonas baltica genome, one window contains:
- the hisF gene encoding imidazole glycerol phosphate synthase subunit HisF, with translation MALAKRIIPCLDVDNGRVVKGVKFENIRDAGDPVEIARRYDEQGADEITFLDITASVDGRDTTLHTVERMASQVFIPLTVGGGVRTVADIRNLLNAGADKVSINTAAVFNPEFVGEAAARFGSQCIVVAIDAKKVSGPGEEPRWEIFTHGGRKPTGLDAVQWAMKMEGLGAGEILLTSMDQDGMKNGFDLGVTRAISDALGIPVIASGGVGNLQHLADGVLQGHASAVLAASIFHFGEYTVPEAKAFMAAQGIVVR, from the coding sequence ATGGCCTTGGCCAAACGCATCATCCCCTGCCTTGACGTCGACAACGGTCGGGTGGTCAAAGGCGTCAAGTTCGAGAACATCCGTGACGCGGGCGATCCGGTAGAAATCGCCCGCCGCTACGACGAGCAGGGCGCGGACGAGATTACCTTCCTGGACATCACCGCCAGTGTCGATGGCCGCGACACCACGCTGCACACCGTCGAGCGCATGGCCAGCCAGGTGTTCATCCCCCTGACCGTGGGCGGCGGTGTGCGCACCGTGGCGGATATCCGCAACCTGCTCAACGCCGGTGCCGACAAGGTTTCGATCAACACCGCCGCAGTGTTCAATCCCGAGTTCGTCGGCGAGGCAGCAGCGCGTTTCGGCTCGCAGTGCATCGTCGTCGCCATCGACGCCAAGAAGGTCTCCGGGCCTGGTGAAGAGCCGCGCTGGGAAATCTTCACCCATGGCGGTCGCAAGCCCACCGGGCTGGATGCAGTGCAGTGGGCGATGAAGATGGAAGGCCTGGGGGCCGGTGAGATTCTGCTGACCAGCATGGACCAGGACGGCATGAAGAACGGCTTCGACCTGGGCGTGACCCGGGCCATCAGCGATGCGCTGGGCATTCCGGTGATTGCTTCGGGAGGTGTGGGCAACCTTCAGCACTTGGCCGATGGCGTGCTGCAAGGGCACGCGAGCGCGGTGTTGGCGGCGAGTATCTTCCACTTTGGTGAATACACGGTGCCTGAAGCCAAGGCGTTCATGGCGGCGCAGGGGATTGTTGTTCGCTGA
- a CDS encoding S41 family peptidase, which translates to MLHLSRLTSLALTIAVAIGAPLAHAADPVAPSPTPPASIPATTIPAKAPTASPAPAAAKPPLPLEELRTFAEVMDRIKAAYVEPVDDKTLLENAIKGMLSNLDPHSAYLGPEDFQELQESTSGEFGGLGIEVGVDDGFVKVVSPIDDTPATKAGIQAGDLIVKINGQPTRGQTMTEAVDKMRGKIGEKITLTLVRDGGNPFDVTLARATIQVKSVKAQMLENGYGYIRITQFQVKTGEEVAAALAKLRKDNNKKLNGLVLDLRNNPGGVLQAAVEVVDHFISSGLIVYTKGRIANSELRFSATGHDLSEAVPLVVLINGGSASASEIVAGALQDHKRGILMGTDSFGKGSVQTVLPLANDRALKITTALYYTPNGRSIQAQGIVPDVEVRPAKITNESDPESFKEADLQGHLGNGNGGAERPSPSGKAPAKTNKARPQDDDFQLSQALSLLKGLSVTRNN; encoded by the coding sequence ATGCTGCATCTGTCCCGCCTTACCTCGCTGGCCCTGACGATCGCCGTCGCCATCGGCGCGCCCCTGGCCCATGCCGCCGATCCGGTAGCGCCGTCGCCGACGCCTCCTGCGTCGATCCCGGCCACCACCATCCCCGCCAAGGCGCCGACCGCTTCGCCCGCTCCGGCTGCTGCCAAGCCGCCGTTGCCGCTCGAAGAGCTGCGCACCTTCGCCGAGGTCATGGACCGCATCAAGGCGGCGTATGTCGAACCCGTTGATGACAAGACCCTGCTGGAAAATGCCATCAAGGGCATGCTCAGCAACCTCGACCCGCACTCCGCCTACCTTGGCCCGGAAGACTTCCAGGAGCTGCAGGAGAGCACCAGCGGCGAGTTCGGCGGCCTGGGCATCGAGGTCGGCGTGGACGACGGCTTCGTCAAGGTGGTCTCGCCCATCGACGACACCCCTGCCACCAAGGCGGGCATCCAGGCCGGCGACCTGATCGTCAAGATCAACGGCCAGCCCACCCGCGGCCAGACCATGACCGAAGCCGTCGACAAGATGCGCGGCAAGATCGGCGAAAAGATCACCCTCACGCTGGTGCGCGACGGCGGCAACCCCTTCGACGTAACCCTTGCCCGCGCCACTATTCAGGTCAAGAGCGTGAAGGCGCAGATGCTGGAAAACGGCTACGGCTACATCCGCATTACGCAGTTTCAGGTCAAGACCGGCGAAGAAGTCGCCGCCGCCCTGGCCAAACTGCGCAAGGACAACAACAAGAAGCTCAACGGCCTGGTGCTGGACTTGCGCAACAACCCTGGCGGCGTGCTGCAGGCGGCTGTCGAGGTGGTCGACCACTTCATCAGCAGCGGTCTGATCGTCTACACCAAGGGCCGCATCGCCAACTCCGAACTGCGCTTCTCGGCCACCGGCCACGACCTGAGCGAAGCCGTACCGCTGGTGGTGCTGATCAACGGCGGCAGCGCCTCGGCCTCGGAAATCGTCGCCGGCGCCCTGCAGGATCACAAGCGCGGCATCCTCATGGGCACCGACAGCTTCGGCAAGGGCTCGGTACAGACCGTGCTGCCGCTGGCCAATGACCGCGCACTGAAGATCACCACCGCGCTGTACTACACACCCAACGGCCGCTCGATCCAGGCCCAGGGCATCGTGCCGGATGTCGAGGTGCGCCCTGCCAAGATTACCAACGAGTCCGACCCCGAGAGCTTCAAGGAAGCCGACCTGCAGGGTCACCTGGGCAACGGCAACGGCGGCGCCGAGCGTCCGAGCCCGTCGGGCAAGGCACCGGCCAAGACCAACAAGGCGCGGCCGCAGGATGACGACTTCCAGCTGAGCCAGGCCCTGAGCCTGCTCAAGGGCCTGAGCGTGACTCGCAACAATTGA
- a CDS encoding murein hydrolase activator EnvC, whose translation MLRALILIALTCLFGTAYADERAQTQQQLDATRQDITELKKALAQVQQEKSGVQKDLRTTETKMGELQKQVEALQQQLKKTQAELQRLDEEKQKLEAARKEQQRLIAIQARAAYQNGRQEYLKLLLNQQNPEKFARTLTYYDYMSKARLAQLHAFNETLVQQAAVQKDIDLQQAQLLAQQGNLDSQRQELDGVRKERQAALAKLNDQYKASDQKLQARQQDQADLANVLKTIEETLARQAREAEEARQKALLAQQEADKRAREAAAAAAAAKAKPEQEEAAAPAPQRPKATPGAVVSSGGATFGGEFSAAKGKLPWPVDGRLLARFGETRGDDARTKWDGVMISASAGSTVRAVHGGRVVFADWLRGAGLLVILDHGNGYLSLYGHNQTLLKGAGDVVKAGDVISTVGTSGGQDTPALYFAIRQQGRPADPEQWCRG comes from the coding sequence ATGCTTCGCGCCCTGATACTCATTGCCTTGACTTGCCTGTTCGGCACGGCCTATGCCGACGAACGCGCACAAACCCAGCAACAGCTCGATGCCACGCGCCAAGACATCACCGAGCTGAAGAAGGCCCTTGCCCAGGTGCAGCAGGAGAAATCCGGCGTGCAAAAAGACCTGCGCACCACCGAGACCAAGATGGGCGAGCTTCAAAAGCAGGTGGAGGCCCTGCAACAGCAACTAAAAAAGACCCAAGCCGAGCTCCAGCGTCTCGATGAAGAGAAGCAGAAGCTCGAAGCGGCCCGCAAGGAACAGCAGCGCTTGATCGCCATCCAGGCGCGCGCGGCCTACCAGAATGGTCGCCAGGAATACCTGAAACTGTTGCTCAACCAGCAGAATCCAGAAAAATTCGCCCGCACGCTTACCTACTACGACTACATGAGCAAGGCGCGGCTGGCGCAGCTGCACGCCTTCAACGAAACCCTCGTGCAACAGGCCGCGGTGCAGAAGGACATCGACCTGCAGCAGGCCCAGTTGCTCGCCCAGCAAGGCAACCTCGACAGCCAGCGCCAGGAGCTCGACGGCGTACGCAAGGAGCGCCAGGCCGCCCTGGCCAAGCTCAACGACCAGTACAAGGCCAGCGACCAGAAACTGCAGGCCCGTCAACAGGATCAAGCCGACCTCGCCAACGTCCTCAAGACCATCGAGGAAACCCTCGCCCGCCAGGCCCGCGAAGCTGAAGAGGCGCGCCAGAAAGCCCTGCTCGCCCAGCAGGAGGCCGACAAGCGCGCCCGTGAGGCCGCCGCGGCAGCAGCTGCCGCGAAGGCCAAGCCAGAGCAGGAAGAAGCCGCTGCCCCGGCGCCGCAACGCCCCAAAGCGACGCCCGGCGCAGTGGTTTCCAGCGGCGGCGCGACCTTCGGCGGCGAGTTTTCTGCGGCCAAGGGCAAACTTCCATGGCCGGTTGATGGTCGACTGCTCGCACGTTTCGGCGAAACCCGCGGCGACGATGCTCGCACCAAGTGGGACGGGGTGATGATCAGCGCCAGCGCCGGCAGTACGGTACGTGCCGTGCATGGTGGCCGCGTGGTGTTCGCGGATTGGTTGCGCGGCGCCGGACTTCTGGTCATTCTCGACCATGGCAACGGCTACCTGAGCCTGTACGGACACAACCAGACCCTGCTCAAGGGGGCTGGTGACGTAGTAAAAGCCGGCGACGTGATTTCGACGGTCGGTACCAGTGGTGGGCAGGATACCCCCGCCTTGTATTTCGCCATACGCCAGCAGGGGCGGCCCGCCGACCCTGAGCAATGGTGTCGTGGTTAA
- a CDS encoding DUF2164 domain-containing protein codes for MAKPKKPPILTLTPEQESEANHKIKRLMQERFDLDLGTFEAAEILELFTREIAPHYYNRAIFDAQALVKERFESLEIDLWALEKDS; via the coding sequence ATGGCCAAGCCGAAAAAGCCGCCGATTCTCACGCTCACGCCCGAGCAGGAGAGCGAAGCCAACCACAAGATCAAGCGCTTGATGCAAGAGCGCTTCGATCTGGACCTGGGTACCTTCGAAGCGGCCGAGATCCTTGAGCTGTTTACCCGCGAAATTGCTCCGCACTATTACAACAGGGCGATTTTCGACGCTCAGGCGCTGGTCAAAGAGCGCTTCGAGAGCCTCGAAATCGACCTGTGGGCGCTCGAGAAGGACAGCTGA
- a CDS encoding ABC transporter substrate-binding protein, which translates to MFNRLMFVLLCCCAFAVRAQDTSDQPIVLLTENFPPYNMADDGKNFATDTHIRGIAADLVREMFKRADIPYSLTLRFPWERIYKLGLEKPGYGVFVMARLPERENSFKWVGPLGPDDWILLARADSPIKLETLAQARRYKIGAYKGDAIELSLTEKGMNPVIALRDQDNASKLKAGEIDLWATGDPAGRYLARQLGITDLKTVLRFNSASLFLALNKNTPDEVVAKLQMALDEMRSQGFVDEVMGRYL; encoded by the coding sequence ATGTTCAATCGTCTGATGTTCGTTCTGTTGTGCTGCTGTGCATTCGCGGTTCGTGCGCAGGACACGAGCGACCAGCCCATCGTGCTGCTCACCGAAAACTTCCCTCCGTACAACATGGCTGACGACGGCAAGAACTTCGCCACCGACACGCATATCCGCGGTATCGCCGCCGATCTGGTGCGCGAGATGTTCAAGCGTGCCGACATTCCCTACAGCCTGACGTTGCGTTTCCCTTGGGAGCGCATCTACAAGCTCGGCCTGGAGAAGCCCGGTTACGGGGTCTTCGTGATGGCGCGTTTGCCCGAGCGTGAGAACTCGTTCAAGTGGGTCGGGCCATTGGGGCCGGATGACTGGATCCTGCTGGCGCGCGCGGACAGCCCCATCAAGCTGGAGACCCTAGCCCAAGCTCGCAGGTACAAGATCGGTGCCTACAAAGGCGATGCCATCGAGCTCAGCCTGACCGAGAAGGGTATGAACCCGGTGATCGCCCTGCGCGACCAGGACAACGCCAGCAAGCTCAAGGCCGGGGAAATCGACCTATGGGCCACGGGTGATCCGGCGGGGCGTTATCTGGCGCGGCAGCTGGGCATCACCGACCTCAAGACCGTACTGCGCTTCAACAGCGCATCGCTGTTCTTGGCGCTGAACAAGAACACCCCGGACGAGGTAGTCGCCAAGCTGCAGATGGCCCTGGATGAAATGCGCAGCCAAGGGTTTGTGGATGAGGTGATGGGGCGGTATTTGTAA
- the hisH gene encoding imidazole glycerol phosphate synthase subunit HisH has translation MQTVAVIDYGMGNLHSVAKALEHVGAGKVLITSDAAVIREADRIVFPGVGAIRDCMAEIKRLGFDDLVREVSRDRPFLGICVGMQALMDRSEENAGVDCIGVFPGQVRFFGKDLHEDGAHLKVPHMGWNEVAQAVDHPLWHNIPDLARFYFVHSFYIEAAKAGQVVGRGHYGLDFAAALAEGSRFAVQFHPEKSHTHGLQLLQNFAAWDGRW, from the coding sequence CGTGATCGACTATGGCATGGGCAACCTGCACTCGGTGGCCAAGGCCCTGGAGCACGTCGGTGCCGGCAAGGTACTGATCACCAGCGACGCGGCCGTCATCCGTGAAGCCGACCGCATTGTATTCCCCGGCGTTGGCGCGATCCGCGACTGCATGGCCGAAATCAAGCGCCTGGGCTTCGACGACTTGGTGCGCGAGGTCAGCCGCGATCGGCCGTTCCTCGGCATCTGCGTGGGCATGCAGGCCTTGATGGACCGTAGCGAAGAGAACGCCGGCGTCGATTGCATCGGCGTCTTCCCCGGCCAGGTACGCTTCTTCGGCAAGGACTTGCATGAAGACGGCGCGCACCTGAAAGTCCCGCACATGGGCTGGAACGAAGTCGCCCAGGCGGTGGATCACCCGCTGTGGCACAACATTCCGGACTTGGCGCGCTTCTACTTCGTGCACAGCTTCTACATCGAGGCGGCCAAGGCAGGCCAGGTGGTCGGCCGCGGCCATTACGGCCTCGATTTTGCCGCCGCATTGGCTGAAGGCTCACGCTTCGCCGTGCAGTTCCACCCGGAGAAAAGCCACACCCACGGCCTGCAGTTGCTGCAGAACTTCGCCGCCTGGGATGGTCGCTGGTAA
- the hisA gene encoding 1-(5-phosphoribosyl)-5-[(5-phosphoribosylamino)methylideneamino]imidazole-4-carboxamide isomerase: protein MLIIPAIDLKDGACVRLRQGRMEDSTVFSDDPVSMAAKWVDGGCRRLHLVDLNGAFEGQPVNGEVVTAIAKRYPHLPIQIGGGIRSLETIEHYVKAGVSYVIIGTKAVKQPEFVAEACKAFPGKIIVGLDAKDGFVATDGWAEISTVQVIDLAKRFEADGVSAIVYTDIAKDGMMQGCNVPFTAALAAATRIPVIASGGIHNLGDIRALLDAKAPGIIGAITGRAIYEGTLDVAEAQAFCDSYEGSGKL from the coding sequence ATGCTTATCATTCCCGCTATCGATCTCAAGGACGGTGCCTGCGTGCGCTTGCGCCAGGGCCGTATGGAAGATTCCACGGTGTTCTCCGATGATCCGGTGAGCATGGCGGCCAAGTGGGTCGATGGCGGCTGCCGTCGGCTGCACCTGGTAGACCTCAACGGCGCCTTCGAAGGCCAGCCGGTCAACGGCGAGGTGGTCACCGCCATCGCCAAGCGTTACCCGCACCTGCCGATCCAGATCGGCGGCGGCATCCGCTCGCTCGAGACCATCGAGCACTACGTCAAGGCCGGCGTCAGCTACGTGATCATCGGCACCAAGGCGGTCAAGCAGCCGGAGTTCGTCGCCGAGGCCTGCAAAGCCTTCCCGGGCAAGATTATCGTCGGCCTGGACGCCAAGGACGGTTTCGTCGCCACCGACGGCTGGGCTGAAATCAGCACCGTGCAGGTCATTGACCTGGCCAAGCGCTTCGAGGCAGATGGCGTCTCGGCGATCGTCTACACCGACATCGCCAAGGACGGCATGATGCAAGGCTGCAACGTGCCGTTCACTGCCGCACTGGCCGCTGCCACGCGGATTCCGGTGATCGCTTCCGGCGGCATCCACAACCTGGGCGACATCCGGGCTTTGCTGGACGCCAAGGCACCGGGCATCATCGGCGCCATTACGGGGCGCGCGATCTATGAAGGCACGCTGGATGTGGCTGAGGCGCAGGCCTTCTGCGACAGCTATGAAGGCAGCGGCAAGCTTTAA